The nucleotide sequence GGTACAGTGGCTTTGTCAGTGAAGGGAAATCAGGCATTTAATGTTAAATGTAATCATTTTCATAATGGCTGAAATAAGCCATTGTAGTATTGCTCCAGACTGCCACTAGCAGAGGAGAACAGCATGCAGATTGTATCCTGTTCCTTGGTGAATGGTGTCTAATGTGCAGCAGCGAGTGTTCTGAATTATGTGACTTGGAATACTTTAGCAGCTGTGCATAACATGGAAGCATATTTGTGCAGCTTTGGAATTTGCTGATGCCTCATGAGAATCTGAAGGCCAGAATCACCAAGCAGTGGTGTGACATTGGCTTCCAAGGTGATGATCCCAAGACAGACTTCCGAGGAATGGGCCTGCTGGGGTTAGTCAATTTGGTGTAAGtgaaaagaagtatttaatttctgtggaaACTGATTTTCAATATCTATGTATTTTCACTAGTTAGTGCTATTTCTAATAAAGACCGAAGAGAAGCAAATAGAAATGGTGGCTTCTGTACAGTGAAGAacagtattttctaaataagTCAACATTTCTAGCAGCCACATATCTGTAAATTTGTAGTTGGGAAGAGACCAAGCAGCGAGCAGAGGAACAGAAACTTGCCCGagacactttatttttttgttgttgtatgATAGATTTGATAGGTGATAACTTAGAAAGTAACTtgtcaaaagcttttaaaattcctaATTACAGTAATGAAAGATAAACAGGTTTGCATAACTTTGATAGGCTAATTTGTGGACTTGGGTGAACTTCATATTTGATGTTGacatcacatttttttttactgtgtttgtTCATGCtcaatataatttaatttgctacattttccttggttttcattttgtgccATTTCTCGGTACAGAGTAATATTCAGCTTTAGGTTAAAGCTACACATTTTTATGTTGaagacattaatattttttcatatgaacttcaaaaaaataatggaagatCCTGTTTCACCCTGGCAGGTATTTTAGTAAACATTACACCGAAGAAGCTCGTCAGATCCTTTCTCATTCAAATCACCCAAAGCTGGGGTAAGTCACTATATGACTTTGTCTGGCTTGTTCTGTGTAAGAGCTCATGTGAAGACTGCCAAGTATGTGTCCTGAAAATAAAGAGGgaaatatttgtggttttttttccattaaaggaTGAAAAAAGGGCCGAAGTAGAAAGGTGTGAGAAACCAAACACAGAAATCAGTTTCAGGCTGGGAACTATGAGCAGCTTTTTTTCGGAGTAGACTTATTGGgacaaaaatactgcaaaatattGGCTTTGGTTAACACAGTAAACTCCTTTAACATCACAGGTAGCTTTATTTATAATAGACTTAGAGTAGATTTGGAAATGAATActtattttttgccttcttaCTGATCCTATTGGGATGGTGTAGATTATCTTTTATGGTCACTTTTTTTTGCCATGCTTCTGTTCTGTAATAAGTATACACAAAtagttgttttgttgttgttcaattttaacttcatttttgaaaactttGCATATTAAAACATTTAGCTCATTTACAGGCAAATATACTCTAAAACCATTTAGATAAAGAGGGAGGCTGGTAAACCTGTGTATATCATCTGATCCATCGAGGCCCCAGTTAACTCAGTCACCTACCAAGAATGGGAGGCTTTCATGACTTCAACTGTAAATAATATTACCTTGTGCAACTAGGTCATGAATAGGATATCGGAGACATTTAGATCAATTACATACCCATATCATTGACACAAATTAATCCTTcccacccctccttcccccaggcaCACTTGTTTGAACAGTCCTTTAAGAGTTTCTGCTGTGGTGCTTTCTATACCATGCAAcagaaaaccagatttttcCAGCTTGAAGAACAGGTTGAGATGGCTGTTCCGTTTATACTGTAACAATATTTTTGATGTCCAATTTTTAATATTCCAGCAGATTTAATGATTTCAAATCAGCAAACTGAGGTCAATGTTGATTAGCCTTACCATGTCATTATTGTGTAATGGCAGCATTTGCCATACTATTGTTTAGGAAACTAGCATTTTTGAAGAACTTTTACATGCTTGGATGCAGCAGGGAATGGAAAGAGTGGTCTGTAGGCCAGAGTCAGCTTGTTAACAAGTATCATAGGAAAATTTGACTCTCAGAGTTTTTCTAATGCAGACTCTTTCAGGGAAGCTTTTAAGTCCTTTGATCCATAAGGTAAAACCTGACCTATGATTGGTGTTGCAGATACTCTTATGCAATAGTTGGAATCAATCTGACAGAAATGGCATACAGCTTACTTAAGAACGGTGCTTTAAAGTCTCATCTGTACAACGTGGTCTCTGGCTTGCCGCAGATGGAGCACTTCCATCAATTTTACTGTAAGTATCTGCAGCTGCTTTAGTACAGACTACCAGGGGGAGGCCTACAGCCTAGAGTTTAATGGTTTTTGGAGTGTGTTTCCGCTCTTTTTTCATGAGCTAGAGCAAGCTGGTTATCTTCTGGATCCGGTATTGGAAATGCACCTGATGCTTAAACATTGTGCTACAGAAATTTACAATTAAGGGATAAATTTGGGTGGATTTCTATATATTAGAGACTGCAGCCTGAAAACTCAGTATTTGCAGATTTGGTTTTTTATTCACTATTATTACAGTGTCCAAAAGTTTGACTTTGACCAGGATGGGACAGTCTCTGCTCTAAGGGATTGAATAGAGTCTAAAGGATCATTCTAGGTCTAGCTAGATCAAGGCAGAGGATTATAGAGGTAATTTTTGcagatctgtattttttttcttcttcacaggTTATCTGGTTTATGAGTTTGACAAGTTCTGGTTTGAAGAAGAACCAGAAAGCATTATGCACTTCAACCAGTACAGAGAGAAATTCCATGAAAAAATTAAGGGACTTCTACTGGATTGTGATGTGATACTAACCttacaaaatacaaagaaaccTTAACTATTCTGCAGTCTATGAGGTTCTGCATCAAAAATGGAACCAAGCATTTGGATGAGAGTTTTGTGTGTTTCACCAAAAACTGTTTAAGagtagaacatttttttttacatttaaaaaagaaaaatcaaaattcagTTAAGAAAGCTTGGACAATCAACCTCTGTTTACAGGTCTTTATATGCTATTCTCCAaaggacagctttttttttttttaaaaaaaaaacaaacgaaacaaaaaccaaccaacaaaccaacacaaaaacaccccacaaaTCTCAAGAGCCTCTGGATCGCTTGCTTTCACAATTTCTTTTATACTTCTTGGTGCAGGAACATGAAGCAGGTATTTATGCTGCATCATGTTTTCCATGAATAGGTTTGACTGTtaattgtctttttaaaaatattttttagttgaaattattctgattttagACTTTTTGCATTGTTCTGTATGTGGAGTCAACCGTTCACTCAATGTTAAATTTCTCGCTAATGAAGAGGTCCATGAAGGGGTTTATTAGTCACTTATGATTTTGGAGAAGAGGCTTAATCCATCAACATACTGACAAACTTACTAGAAATTACTTCTGGCTAGGGAAGTTTTTTTTATCTGTGGATTTGCACCAGCGAATTCCTATGCTTGGAAAAAGCTTAGTTTGTGAAGAAAAGAACCACAAATCACCAGTGTGAGGATCAGATCCTCAGACTAAAGCTACTCCTTCTAAAAATACTCCTACTGTaaaaattttcagttctttctaaTCTGACTTCAGCTGCTCAGGCTGCTTGACTTTGTATCTGTTGTCAGCCCTTGTCAGCTAATGGGGTATTTGCGTTAGGAAGTACGAGAGAGGTAGTTTAGTCCTTTTATAAAGTTCACTATTTAAAAACCTTTGTTGCAGCTGCAGTCctattttgtgaaaataaattcGCACCTGAGTACAAGTCTTGAGCAAAGATGTATTTTCCATGGAAAGGATGCAACTGTGACACGTTCCTTAATCTTGGCATCCTCAGACAATCTAGTCAATAGgacttcatatatatatatagtgacTAATTATTGCTTAAAGCAACTTTAAACAGATTTGGTATGACCATCACTTCATTTTCTAAAGCCTACTATTAAATAAGTGCCTTCTGCTTTATTCagtcagtgttttattttgattctCTAACCAGGTCATAGCCTTAGAAGCTGATTTGGGAAAGACTCTTTCAGTATATATCTAAATAGCACACAGCGGCACAAAACTTGTATGCTTatagcagcttttttttttttttttttttaaaaaatcatctcAGGTAAATTAGTTAACTTCCAGTCAGTGATCAGTCATGAAGACATTCCTGAAGAATACAAGTATTGCatacaacaagaaaaaaatgacaaccCCCTTTTGTAACAAGTGATGTTACACTACATAagtattaaatgtatttataataaTATGTAATACTACATCTCCTTGGAGAGAATCAAAACCCAGCTGGGCGCAGTCCTAAGCAGCCTGCTTTAGGTGACCCTGCTTTGggcagggagttggactaggtgatctctaGAGGAGCCTTCCCACCGCAGTAATTCTGCGAGTCTGTACTGTGTAACCAGTGACAAGGCAAGAAGCACTGCGTCCACCCAATTCCTCTTGATCACATAAATGTTGGTGATCTATTTGTGGGAAAGCTCCTGATCAGGGTAGACACTATATACATAGGAGGTAACGCAGTTCAGTTTTCTTCTTACGGTACCTTAGGTCTAGGTGAAAAACAATTCTTAGTTTAACATGCACAGGGTAGAGAAGGGTTCATCTCGTCTGTGTTGGGCTGATGCTATtctactaaaaagaaaaaaaaaaaggtaatgtgAAGATGCTCATAGTGAGTATTTACGGTTATGCCACGGCTTGTAAGCTGAAGAGCTAAACTGACTAGACTGGGTACAAAACCGACCACAGGAAGCCTCATTCTCTTGCTCCTCCCAGGTACTTGGGTCCTGTAATTCTCAACACTGAAAAAGCTGAGATCCTGCGGAGAGTGTTCTGGGGTTCAGGTCCTGCCGTGGAGCTCTGGTTCTCTGAGCCTTGCAGGTACTGGACATTCCCAAAatctgaggaaggaagggggaagtGGCTCCCAGTGGCTGAGAGGTTCATTGTTACTGTCTAGCCCCAGCTTCTGTCATGTTTGCCTTCCttcattaataatttttgcTATTGCTTGTAGATCTCCTTTGCCAGCAACTTGAGACTGActttttggatttcagaagTGACCCCGATATGtttagcagcagcagggaaggagatCCCATGCTTTATTTTCATCTACTGCTCGCTAGCGAGTAACAAAATTGCTTAAGCCATCTCTCTAAAACACTCCTGTGCTAGAATCTGCAGCCTCTGGTGTtgggggttgttggttttttttggcaaCAGTTGCAAAAATAATCTACACCCTTGTCTTCCTAGTCTTGAAGCTTTCATGTGGCTCCTTGTTCACTCAGAGACTGACATTTAACTACTGCTGAGGACTTCTAAAGCCCAACCATCAAGTTTCAGATTTCCTATCACACACCCGAGACATTTTAGTGTAGAATGTAGATTGAGCCCGATGCAAGATGCATcttcattagcttttttttttttttaaaatcaaagcatgAGCTGGGAGTAAACTGTGGCAGTGTagaggggagaaagggaaacCCAACCATCATCAGATGAGCGAGATAAATGGGACGGCGTTAGTTTGCATGTAGTAATTAAGGTGAATGTTTATGTTAGGCTCCAATGCACCTTCCTAGTAAACAGTTAGactttgcatgtagttttgtaCGATCAAGTAGCCCAGTCTTTCTGCCTAGGAGTCGCTCACTGTATGTAGACTAGTACTGGGTGTCCCTGTTTTGCACTAGTGGTAGGCTAATTGTATTATGGTGGTAGCTagaaaatatatggaaaaaggTAGAGTTGTGTTTAGGGAAGAGAAGAACAATGTTCTACTAGTCAGCGGTGTTTTATACTAACTCGGTTGTAGGGCGACAATCCTAAGCTTGTGGAAGGTTCAAAATGGAGGTAGGCCACCTTTCTGCAAGTTGATATAATCGATTTGTTTAACCTCAGAATTTGTTGCTCATGGTTTATTCTAGGAGTCTTAAAACCTTGGTAAATGCTCTTGTTATTTATTAACTGTCACGTTTTAAAGTATGTATTATCTTATGAGAATTTGCAAGTACTGTTATCTAACTTGCTGCCTCTTTAAAGCATTCACTGTGTGAAAGCTTATATGCAATagtaattttaggaaaaaaaaaatctaaaactgAAGACAACAAGGTGGTTCTctacattttttgttgttgtttctgtagCAACTGTTTAACAAACTACCTCCACTTTTGTTGTTTAGCTTACGCTTAAAACATGGTGCCACTCCATGCACAAATTAATCTGAAGATGGTAGACTTTTATCACAAGCAACAGTAAGATAAATTCTTTCAATAAGTAAACACATTGCTTTGTAAGTAACCAACTTGATCGGAAAGTGGTTTGAAGACAGTGCTACGTGGGAAGAAAGAAACCGAGAATGTTTTTAAACTGGTTGTGCTTCTGTCATCTGATACAGCAGTGTAAAGAGCAGGGCATTTTGTCCTAAAGGGCAATAGGAAAAGGGGCCAATTTAAGCACCTCAGATAAACAGTTTTGGATTTTCtctctttgaaaaacaaaataaaaaaatgcaaacaaaaaattaaacataaacACACAAAGCCCCGagcatttgttttccagattttctgTCCTAGTTTAAGTaacattttatgaaaaagagaaaaaaaaaaaatcagccttgtTTGAAGAATTATCATGATGAAAAAGTTTGTATTTAGTTAGGTGGGAGTTCAGCACTCAGTATTCCTGGCAATACTGCTAGTGAGCGCGTGGTAAAGGTGTAACctgttgtttctttctgtcatgCCTGTTTTGTGTTGCGTAGTACAACAGTGGTCAATCTTTCGGCTGATGTTCCTTGTGCCAGTCTATATGTTGTCTTTCactagggaaggaaaaaaaaaacctagccCAAGACAGCTTGTGGGCAGTTTCTTCTTATCACACTGTGCTTAGATAGCCGCATACTAATAGCAATTTCTGTTTACTGCAATCTAAAAGCAATAATGTCAACTGTGATGTTTGTGTAATGGAAAGAGATGTTTACAACGGTAGCAAATAAAGAACCAGTTATTCCAAAATATTGTCAACATTAGTGTGTTATGGCCTGCTGGAAAACAATTTCCACTCAGCCGCGCTCTCGGTTCATGTGGGTGCACCGAGATACGAGAGAAAGCTTTACCCTGTcctattttggggggtttgtttgtttgtttgttttttcctctgagagCTTGTTTAGAGGTCCCTCTGGTTCTTGTACTGGGCTTGCGTTTGTGCCCAGGAGAGGCAATATTAGGAGGCAGTGCTATAGCGCGCACTGTTGAAACGGTAGGCAGCAGGACGTCTGCGCGTATGGGAGCTGAGctggaaaacacaaaagcagctgGAACACGTGCTAGCTGGCTCACGTTTTCTGCTTCCTACATCATCATCCAAGATATGTACCTTAAACACCAAAAGAAAGGAGTATGATTTAAATCTGATTGAGACCCTTATACAAAAAGTGCGTGTTTTAAACTCTGAAGATTGGTCTGATACCATGGAAAAACATGCCTGCATGCAAGTCCTCTTGAAGTCTTGCATCTGTTGTAACAGGAAATCGTGCAGCGGGAAAGGCTGAGTTCAACTTACACGACAAATTTGTGCATATTACAGCCTTTAACACTCCCTCACTCCCCCCGACCATCGTCATCCTGTTATTCCTAGCCGAAGTCACAGCTACGACGTACTGCGCAGACCAACGGCATCTGCATGAGGCGAGAGGAAAGGCTTCCTGCCTTGCTGGCTGAGGGGCTTCTCCATCCATCGCCTGACTTGAAAGGTGGCCACATCCCTTTTCTCAAATTCTTTTGGTCCATGCCATAACACAGACCTCACTTCCTTGATATACAGTAGATACAAAAAGCATATTGGCATGGAAAGAGGCAGAGAGTGGTTTTGCTGAGTCTCTAGCTAGAGCGCTCCATTGCTCTCTGCAGTGATGGATCAGAACTTTGATTATGGAATGTAAGAGATACCACACAGGTAGGCTGCCAGACTCTGCTGCAAGGGGTAGAGATTAATTACTGCTTTATTTCAGTTGCTCTTGAAATCCTCACTTTAAAAGAAGCTCTGTTTTAAGCTTTGAAACCTGACCAAAAGCCAAAGATCCACAACAAGGATTTTGTTTGAAGGACCTGGAAGTTAACTCTTGGAGTGAACTCAAAGTACAAGTGTTTTTGTTCAGGCCAGAAAAACTCCAGGAATAAAATTGAAAGCTGGAGAAGAACTCTAGAGACCTtttctggagaaagaaagataaatcctgatttattttcatgctgcttttttttttaccaaggaaatatttttacctcTGTATCTTCCACCATGCCTTCATCTCCGTACAAGCTGTGTTAAATGACTTGCTCAGTTTTTCAGTTCCATTTGTATTTCTCAAGGTAGCCTTTGTTTCTACTCCCGAATTTTGGAGACCAAACGCTTCTATTAATGTACCAAAGTGCCACTACATGAGAACTACAAGATCTCACCTGCAgcaatttatttcttcagacGCATAGAGCAGGCCCTGCACTACAGAAACATCCCGCTCCTCCAAACCCCAAACGTCAGGTTGGTCAGTTACGCAAATGCGAGTAATTTCAGAAAATGGGATGAGGAAGCAGCTCTTCAGGAAATTTAAATGCAGATACCGAGTACCGCAGCGAAGAGAAGAACCAGAGTTAAATTCTCTTCTGATGTGACATGTTTTGAGACATTATCTGCCACCACGTCTTGAGAGCATCCTGCGCGGCAGTTAAGACCAACTTCCTGTATTTCATCCCTTGTGCTCCTGGCACTGAAACACTCTTACACAACGACACTGCTGATACCGGCGTGTATCACGCATTTCTGTTACTAGCCATATCCCAAGGTAATGCCCGCCGCTGCAGTTTTGTTCTAATTATTTGCTGTCAGGCTTcattattaaataaatcaaCATTTAAAATGAGCATTAAAAGTCACAGTTGCTGCTTGAAGTATGTAACATCTGACTCAAGACAATCTTCTAGtgggaagaaatacaaatagcataaaagaaatgctttcttccAACCGGAGGATAAGGCTCAGTAACAGATGCGACTGCTTCACTTTCACTCTTGCTGTAACGCTATGTCTCAGCCTGTATCTACACTGGCGAGCTCTAGTCACAGACCAGCCGTCTCCCTCAGCACCAGGTGTTGATGCCAGGCTCCGAGGGAAGGCCCTGGACGCTGGAACCTTGTGCTCTAGCTAAGCAACAGGCCAGGATACCATGGCACGCTCCACCATAGGCTGAGCCAGCCTACCAACCCGTACATTGTTCCTcagtattttctcattttttccagatgttttaGTCTGAGCCTGACTATtctatttttcttacagaaatggATATAACAACTGTAAGAAATACTCGATGCTAATATTTCATTTCCGATAAAAGGCATCTTCTAGCTACAGCGTACCTCATTATTAACTGAATTACCAGGAACTGGAACAGGTAAGAGGTTATCGTTAAGCCGCTGGCAGGGATGCCAGAAATTTGGAGAGTAATGGCACTGGAACTCATCAACACGCGTACAGCCCAATTCGGTGGAGATGGGCTCCCTACCTGCGATCCCGTGGTACAGCCACAGGTGCCTTCTCTGATATATTGCTTTCCCATTCGGGCAGGTTGCAAGCTTACGGTGCTTAGCTACCAGCTTAGTTTTGTTGCTCTAAGTATCCTCATGGAATTCAAACGCTTCCCACCAGTTTCTTGTTGGTTCCTGTATTGCACCCACTGTCAAAGGACCCAATTACCACCAGtttcaaaatgctgctgcaaGCTGAGGAACCAGACCTGGCTGCACAGCTCTCCAAGCAAAAGCACCACCTCTTTGCCTGGCCTTAGCACTTAACAGCATTACGGCTATTCCCTTTctctcccacagcccccctgcaTACCACACCGGCCTCTGCCATCAATACATGGCACAACACCCGATATATGACAGCTACTATAACAGAAGCTCCAGCATCACTGTGCAAGGATCCCAGAGGTGCTTTTCTCTTTAGAACAGTTTTGATGTCAGATTTTCAGTAGGTTTAATACAACACATAACGAGCTTTCCGTCCGCTTGCCCAAGACTCGTGTAACACAAACCTTTATAACTCTCAAACACAAGCCTCAGCTCTAACACCTAGATTTCAGGAGTTGCAGGGTGCTACAATGAAGGACGTTAAGTACCATTGAACTTTCATATGCTATCAGCAACTGAATAAATTGCAAGACAGATTGGaaaaaaacttcagagaaaagtgtttctttggggcttttttttttatagggaTACAGAGATAGGGAATCTCTGTAAAACAACCTCCCGCTCCTCCATCAGCTGCTGTCTGTCtctcagcaggcaggcagcaccccgTCGCCATCAGGCTCCTACCAAGCTAGGAAAGCAGCACGTGGCAGCGTCCACTCACAAATTTCAgctctgaagaggaaaaaagatatctttttttttaacccagctGTGAAACTAACAGCCCTAACTAAACTCTACAGGCCACAGATTAAAGAAACTCTATctcaaagcaaacaaagcacAAGAGGCACTTCCAAAGCCATACTGACTTGCTTCTGTAACATGCCTACACATAGAGGtaagactttaaaaatatttactcacATTTTCTTGAAGATTTCACATCACTGTATGCTGGTCAGTTGAGCTCTTCTGTAGCTTTCCTCTCGTTAACTCCCACCCAGCTACTAAAGAACAGGTCACAGCTGATCTTGTCATCAAAGAGGCAACTGCCAGGTGGCCATTTGGTGTGGCCCTGATCAGGCGAGCAGCCTCACCCCAAAAACTCTGGAGAAAATCAGCTCACCTGGCTGCCACCTATAGCAAAGCCATTCTTAAAGATGACCTGGCTTATACTTTGGAGCTTCCTTGACATGATCAGGGAGGTAAGGAAGGCTACTGgggcaaaacaaaaagaagttgCCTTGTAAAATGGTTCCTGCTGCACCAGACACCTGCTTGTGAATGCCTCTTCTTGTTACAGGAGTTctaacagcaaaataattttcatgaaatgttttaccccagccctgcaggtggggcGTGGAGCAAACCTGGCAAGCCCTTTTAGGATAACGAAATGTTCTTCATCTGTGGTCTGCGTATCTCTAGGGGAGTGTGGAAGCTTGCTGATTTGGCTTAAATTCACTTTACCATGACATACCTTTAGGAGAGATATTTTAGGGATCTGCAAACTTGAAAAGGTCAACAGTCTGCTTCAGGGTGTTAAACCTTAGTGCTGAAGACTTCTGTGGTAACTTACTCCGCTGAGAGGCATTACAATAAAGCACCCGGCTCTGGCCTTGGCATCTTAAGTTAAAACAGTCATAATCTTCAAAATGGTGATTATGGCTTCAAATGAATACCATTATTTGATACACGTGTAAAGCAATCGCATAGTCTCATATGCAGAAAGACTATGTTGCTTTTTCATACTGTTACACGAAGTCTACATATGGCTAAATTATAAAGGAGGGAGCTCTACtcccaacaaaagaaaaaaaaaaatcaacagtaaACTGAGAGGAGGGATCTATGAGCAGTGCTCAGGAATTGACAGCTGTGTTTTGCAAATTAACTTTACGTAAACACAAATACAAGTTAagtttcaaaaatataattctCTGAATAGAGCACATCCGTGCCTGTTCTGTCACTGCCACGGTTTTGAGGCTGACACCTCAGCTACCCGTACCCTGTAAAAAACATTCTAACACTTAAAGCCTTAAAAGCATGCCTAGTGAGGTACAGCAAAGTGCAGGACAGGTCATAAAATACCTGGGGGTCTTGAACAGTAGTAACAACTATCGTCACCAAATGTGAGCACAGCAGGGAAAACTGTTTAATAAAATTGGGCAGCATGAGAGAAGCGGCCTGTTCCAGATGGCATCAAAACCACTCAAGTGTTAAACAAAACCCGGCATGGAAACAACCTGTTTTCATTCCGAAACCTGGTGTTGAAGATCCGAAGTAATTTGTCGGTGTAATAAAACACAATCACCTACTTTTCTCTCTACCATTACTTTAATAGTTAAAAATCAAATCTGTGCAGAGTGTACTTTATTTGTTCACATTACCTATTTGTGGTTAAAAACCACTTCATCTGACAGTTTAAAagcattcttttaaaacaaaagaattaaacATAGCTTCTGCTAAAAAATCTGCAAGTTACATGGATGCAATATACAggagtataaaaaaaaatcatcagtattctacagaaaatattctCAAAATGGCAAATAAAGATTAGGCTTGTAGGCATGATCCTGAACTGAACAAACGTGAATTAAAAAACAGCTAacaaaattctaaaaaaaatcccaaatatcTGTATAAAAGAAGCAAGGATTCAAAGTGCAGGTGctccagttttcattttaacataTTATTCCGTAAGTTGATACAGGATACTATTCATTTTA is from Phalacrocorax carbo chromosome 4, bPhaCar2.1, whole genome shotgun sequence and encodes:
- the ELMOD2 gene encoding ELMO domain-containing protein 2 isoform X1, giving the protein MLVYFWGFLYSHYVRFWLKWILRLLTGKCELQRLLGGSRAGAQRTLSVEHSLESSKNKVLRNAVHVEEAEVEKCVRDVMKEKKIEQKDTGFKTNLHISLLQISGYKKLYLNVENLRKVPYDSDNEEHEEQLIELWNLLMPHENLKARITKQWCDIGFQGDDPKTDFRGMGLLGLVNLVYFSKHYTEEARQILSHSNHPKLGYSYAIVGINLTEMAYSLLKNGALKSHLYNVVSGLPQMEHFHQFYCYLVYEFDKFWFEEEPESIMHFNQYREKFHEKIKGLLLDCDVILTLQNTKKP
- the ELMOD2 gene encoding ELMO domain-containing protein 2 isoform X2; its protein translation is MLVYFWGFLYSHYVRFWLKWILRLLTGKCELQRLLGGSRAGAQRTLSVEHSLESSKNKVLRNAVHVEEAEVEKCVRDVMKEKKIEQKDTGFKTNLHISLLQISGYKKLYLNVENLRKVPYDSDNEEHEEQLIELWNLLMPHENLKARITKQWCDIGFQGDDPKTDFRGMGLLGYFSKHYTEEARQILSHSNHPKLGYSYAIVGINLTEMAYSLLKNGALKSHLYNVVSGLPQMEHFHQFYCYLVYEFDKFWFEEEPESIMHFNQYREKFHEKIKGLLLDCDVILTLQNTKKP
- the ELMOD2 gene encoding ELMO domain-containing protein 2 isoform X3 — translated: MLVYFWGFLYSHYVRFWLKWILRLLTGKCELQRLLGGSRAGAQRTLSVEHSLESSKNKVLRNAVHVEEAEVEKCVRDVMKEKKIEQKDTGFKTNLHISLLQISGYKKLYLNVENLRKVPYDSDNEEHEEQLIELWNLLMPHENLKARITKQWCDIGFQGDDPKTDFRGMGLLGLVNLVYSYAIVGINLTEMAYSLLKNGALKSHLYNVVSGLPQMEHFHQFYCYLVYEFDKFWFEEEPESIMHFNQYREKFHEKIKGLLLDCDVILTLQNTKKP